The Daphnia carinata strain CSIRO-1 chromosome 1, CSIRO_AGI_Dcar_HiC_V3, whole genome shotgun sequence sequence tcaaaataagtatagaattttaacaaacaattatttattgtttagttattcagtctaccacctgacagtgttttaaagttaaattctgttagtgctgcactaaaagaattgttagtaataagtccatgcagcgaaggaattgaacaattgtgggactgtatttgggccgaaaatgggtgtggtatggaaaccgagatatggcatgagttcaacataaaacatgaattaggtacttttcggttttttgtctattgaaaaaagtatttttaatgcaacTATTTTGCAtacacagaattttagtgggggatcaagtcaagtctggaagtgttacaggatggaagagtgagcctacagttgaaaaacactgaaagtgcattaccattaaggtatgaggtaaagtaatagagtatgcaaattgtctaatgagaagtaccatcttgtgtgaatgaatcctgtgtaacagcaatcctttatagttttGTCACAGCTagagcctcaaataattctgctgctctggctaaagaacaacttgtcctttacgttcagagtgttggtgaagctgggtacttaaatggccctaaagatgtttcttttcgctggcattgcagcgatgaacatcatacatggattttttaggtatgaaaggaattttcttgaaaattttttgaatttatgacaaagcatttctcctgctttttgccaaccatgtctaatctaaaaaaaaaaatttatccaataggaaaggattttcaacatactgggaacacaactatcaacaatgcaacattctaggggtgctattttatcattcaagagccttatacaatgattttcatctgcaatttgtatggcctttcccaagcttctgccagaagttgaatctataagtcatgtaagtcacatgagcaacaattgagatgcttaatggtgttttttttattttctcagcataggttaatagtaacattggatctgaaaagattcttggttggggcaagacactgaataaattgtattgattggatggatgacatgacattgctatacttaattcggattccccagacggtatttgatatttaaaaaattgaagtgcatatctgggctcccttcttttctgaagccccgtttccccttgactcataataagcccgtagggggtcatgcccctactgtacggtatatataaaaacaacatataccgaggtttggagggctctggccggaaaggggacgtggggtgccgcttagtccgatgatgtgttcacggagggcgacgtggctgcccacaaatccgaactaaaggttaatcgctcctgtaaaaatgttccaaatcttcagctcttcttccggcttctcttagccaatcaccgggtaatctccccggtgggtcaacaaggcagtgtctccccctgcctgggttgacggcaactcttgaaagggctattgtgcctttttaaagttgcaaaaataattgtaatgtgcagagaattgtcaataaaatttttttataaaatgttttttgcaaaatttgttattttcattgtctgaattcacacattacatttatcaactttttttttatttagcttgttcaattcatctttattgtttttgccaccgttgtatcgtttatctgtaagtattcaattattatttattacactaatacatggatattttctgaagtaattttgtatttgtatattgttttactggcatgggaatcgatccccagacattcagcgtgcaacgccgatgctctaacattgagccacgagatatatttaaattttttattatcgcatatcatatgttatcgtctaggatgtttatgcagtctttcacaactatatgtttatctttctattcatttcttaaggtccatagctctgtggtagagcattcagctgcgaaaactgttaccctgggttcaaaccttagtagatgtataaagagCTATGtctaaatgtagaaaaaaatattgcagtattggtcagttttattcaaagtgtaaatgcaagtccgcaagtgactagaaaaaagccgaCATGATAttatatgattcatggctcattggtaaagcatcggcgcggtatgccgaacatccagggttcgatccctgaataataaatgaatgcatacagataaacgataaaccaatggaaacaatgcttaccatcaaaggtggcataaacaataaaggtgaaatgagcaagctaaaaaaaaaaaaaattgataaacgtaatgtgtgaacacagacaatgaaaataacaaattttgcaaaaaacattttataaaaaaaattttattgacaattctctgcacattacaactatttttgcaactttaaaaaggcacaatagccctttcaagagttgccgtcaacccaggcagggggagacactgccttgttgacccaccggggagattacccggtgattggctaagagaagccggaagaagagctgaagatttggaacatttttacaggagcgattaacctttagttcggatttgtgggcagccacgtcgccctccgtgaacacatcatcggactaagcggcaccccacgtcccctttccggccagagctctccaaacctcggtatatgttgtttttatatataccgtacagtaggggcatgaccccctacgggcttattatgagtcaaggggaaacggggcttcagaaaagaagggagcccagatatgcacttcaattttttaaatatcaaataccgtctggggaatccgaattaagtatagcaatgtcatgtcatccatccaatcaatacaatttattcagtgtcttgccccaaccaagaatcttttcagatccaatgttactattaacctatgctgagaaaagaaaaaaaacaccattaagcatctcaattgttgctcatgtgacttacatgacttatagattcaacttctggcagaagcttgggaaaggccatacaaattgcagatgaaaatcattgtataaggctcttgaatgataaaatagcacccctagaatgttgcattgttgatagttgtgttcccagtatgttgaaaatcctttcctattggatatatttttttttttagattagacatggttggcaaaaagcaggagaaatgctttgtcataaattcaaaaaattttcaagaaaattcctttcatacctaaaaaatccatgtatgatgttcatcgctgcaatgccagcgaaaagaaacatctttagggccatttaagtacccagcttcaccaacactctgaacgtaaaggacaagttgttctttagccagagcagcagaattatttgaggctctAGCTGTGACaaaactataaaggattgctgttacacaggattcattcacacaagatggtacttctcattagacaatttgcatactctattactttacctcataccttaatggtaatgcactttcagtgtttttcaactgtaggctcactcttccatcctgtaacacttccagacttgacttgatcccccactaaaattctgtgtaTGACCatttagctttgctgttatccatttttgtgttgttcaataattgggcctgcagcttcctCCAgcccatccttttgttgtattatctccattttttcaattctgtTCACAACtacgaatggcatccaatggactgaaattgccatCGCCAgcaataacgagtctgagcggtagatttgtgtcggaaaaaaagaaaaaagtgtgatttttctttttttttttggcgaaatttttttttttttgtgtaaaacggattgccatatatagccttcccacAGCGCTAGCGTAAAACGGGTTGCCATCGAAATAATGTaatttttatggcaatccgttttacacaaaaaaaaaaaaaaaaattcgccaaagaaaaaaaaatcacactttttttttttccgacacgaggctaagagaagccggaagaagagctgaagatttggaacatttttacaggagcgattaacctttagttcggatttgtgggtagctgGCCAGAAATAgttgcattaaaaatacttttttcaatagacaaaaaaccgaaaagtacctaattcatgttttatgttgaactcatgccatatctcggtttccataccacacccattttcggcccaaatacagtcccacaattgttcaattccttcgctgcatggacttattactaacaattcttttagtgcagcactaacagaatttaactttaacacactgtcaggtggtagactgaataactaaacaataaataattgtttgttaaaattctatacttacctttaattcttatttgaaaagtttaggtacctgactgtgttcacctaatgccaattcatcctcatgttcagttagggatgagtttggaaaaacctccttcactgtttggaaactgttccgttccaatttgttcttttcccctacctgagcttgtagactcaaaatttgagctacaaaacacaaatgaataaaagcaaataaatagaatcattatgtattaggccttaccatccttagctttgctgttatctaatattttgtgttgttccaataattgggcctgcagcttcataatttgatctaataaacaataattaataattgaaaaccaatataataatgtttatacttaccatccttttgttgtattatcttatccatttttcaattgttcctccagccacgagtttttctccagccacgcgtttttctccagccacgctactcaattaactgctaatgggatacaattaactcaaatttcttacatgcctgtaataacgaaaccgactggtagatggctacgggtagaaaaaagagaaaaaagtgtgatttttttttttttttttttttttttttttttttttaatgtaaaacggattgccatatgccaTAGGATttgacgaaaacgaaaaaagtgcaaaggctataagcctcaccacttttgtcaaaatcgaccaaaaacgacatctcttggaattggACGAAAGCCACAGGGTATGATCAAAATTGTAACGCTGATTACGAATCAATGATTGATTTTATTCTAAAACCAgctgtttttcaaataaagtAAAAAGTGCTGTTAACGCACCaccttcattatttttatttttgcgtttAATCACATTTCtctaaaagtaaaaaaccGCAGTTTTCAGATATGGCAAATTGTGTGCTCAcagtaaaaaataagattATCTGCTTTGTCGGGCAATAACGAGTTCATTGGATGCAATTTAAGATACTCATAA is a genomic window containing:
- the LOC130691438 gene encoding uncharacterized protein LOC130691438, which translates into the protein MDKIIQQKDDQIMKLQAQLLEQHKILDNSKAKDAQILSLQAQVGEKNKLERNSFQTVKEVFPNSSLTEHEDELALGEHSQLFSLPPDSVLKLNSVSAALKELLVISPCSEGIEQLWDCIWAENGCGMETEIWHEFNIKHELEF